Within Paenibacillus sp. RUD330, the genomic segment ATCCTGCTTCCATCGACGATGATGCCCCGGGCGGAACGGCGAACGAAGGCCGACCCGGCTGGATTGGCGACTTTCGGATGGACCAGATCGTACAGCAGCTCCATTTCTTCAGCTCCCTTATCCTTGGAGGCGTTCAAGCTTCGACGACCGTATCGCCGACCCGAACGGTACCCGGCACGGCGACGGACGCATAGAGGCCGAACTGGTTTCCAAACTGCCGGCTTACGGTCTTGTGCAGCGACGGATCGCGCTGCAGCGAGTCCGGCTCCAGGCCGATCATCGAGCAGCGGCCGCAGAACGAGTCGACTCTCAGTTCAGCGGCTCCTACGCGGATCCGCCTGCCGATCCACTGCGCTTCGTCGAAGCCGGGATCATCCATCGCGAGCACCAGGTTCGGCCGGAAGCGCCGCAGGTCCAGCTTCTTGCCCCAGACGGCTTCGAGCTTGCGCCAAGAAGCGTCGGTCACGAGCAGAACGGGAGCGGCGTCGACCGCCAGGAGACCCGGCTCCTCCTGATGAGGCTCTTTGTACCCGGTCATCGACATTCCAATTTCCGTATGCCGCTGCATGTCAGCCAGCAACAGCCCGTCCCACCGGAAGGCCCGCCCTTCAGGAGAGATGACATGCAGGCCGTCTTCCGCTACGGATGCGCGGTAAGCCAGCATCTGCGGGAGCTGCCGAGCGGTGATATAGCTGTTCCATCCCTGCTTCCTTTCATCGCGGAATGCCCCGACTCGGTCGCCTGCTAGTCCTGTTGCTTCCATCTCGCAGGCTTCCAGGCGTTCGCCCGCAAATGATTTGACCGGATACCTCGTAATGGAGGCGACTTTTCCGGAAGACGTTTCCATCCTTATTCCTCCTTGAATGTATCCTGCTTTTTAATTATAGGGGCAGGACCGGATTTTGCCCATTGGTTCAAAGCCGAGCCGCGAATCCTAAAAGAACGCCGGTACCCGGGCGTGGATACGGAGGCTTCAACATGAATTTGGCCGAGGCCGTCAGCGGAAAGCCGCGGGTTCAACACAGAGAAGCATTCCTGCAATAGCCGGCTCCGAAGAGCTGGAGCGGGTGCCGGAGGATGGAGCCATGCGGGCTGCGGAAGCAGTGGGGCCGACGCATACAGCCTGTGAAGGAAGCGATGGGGTTCGCAGGGTGACAAGGACGCTGACTCGTTTCGGCTGCGATGCAGAAGGACCTGTTCCGTACAGCGAGGTCGCTCCCTTGGTAAGGAGATGCCGCAGCTCAATCCTCCTGCGGGCTGTTGATTTGGCTCCGATAGGCTATAATGGTTAAAAAGGATGATAGCCGAAGCGCGGGAGGGAAAGGGATCAATATGACGGATAAAGTGAAAATTTTCAGCGGATCTTCCAATATTCCGCTTGCGAAGAGCATCAGCGAGCAGCTGGGCATTCCTCTCGGAGAGGTGGAGCTGTCGCAATTCGATAATGGAGAGCTCTACGTCTCCTACAAGGAGCCGATCCGGACCTGCCATATTTTCATCGTGCAGTCGCTGTCGGACCCGGTCAACGAGAATTTTATGGAGCTGCTCATCATGATCGACGCGGCCAAGCGGGCATCGGCCAAGACGATCAACATCATCATGCCGTACTACGGCTATGCCCGCCAGGAACGCAAGCGCCATCCCCGCGAGGCGATTTCCGCCAAGCTGGTCGCCGACCTGCTGGAGACGGCAGGCGCTTCCCGGATCATTCCGCTTGATTTGCATACGGCCGCTATTCAAGGCTTCTTCAACTTCCCGGTCGATCATCTCACGGCGCTCGACGAGCTGGCGGAGTATATCCGCAGCAAGAACATCGAGAATCCGGTCATCGTGTCTCCCGATGCGGGGCGCGCCTCTACGGCGGAGAAGCTGGCGAACTACCTGCATGCCCCGTTCGCGATGGTCGTGACCAACCACGACAGCCACACGGGAGAAGAGAAGACGCATGTCATCGGCGAGGTGGCCGGCAAGACGCCGATCGTGATCGAAGACATCATCGATACGGGCAAAACCCTTCTCAATGTCGTGGACAAGCTCGTCGAGAAGGGCGGACGCGACATCATGGTCGCTGCGACCCACGGCCTGTTTTCCCAAAATGCGCTTGAGCGTTTGGAGCATGCGCATATCAAGGAAATCGTCGTTACGGACTCCATCCTGCAGCCTTCCGGGCATTCCGACAAGCTGACCGTCATCTCGATGGCGAGCCTGTTCACCGAAGCGATCCGCAGCAATATTTACGGCGGCTCGATCGCAACCATGTTCAAGAACAAAGGAATATAATCGTACGCGCAGCAGCATCCCAGATCCAAAGAGGCCGGAAGCCAAATCCGGCCTTTTTGCCGTTCCCTTCCAAACGGCAGGCGAACGTGAGGGCAGACGGCAGTTGCTCGTTTGATGCGTTTTGAAACGGACGCGAGACAGTTGCAGGAAAGACAGTTGCAGGAAAGACAAGTGCAGGAAAGACAAGTGCAGGAAAGACAAGTGCAGGAACTCCGTTTTATGGATAATGACAGGCCCTATGCGGCTTTCGAGAAACATAGCAGTGGCGTTGTGGTAGAAGTGCACGTTGTGGTGAAAGCAAGCCATGCAAGCACCCGTTGCTGTGGAGAGACACCCGTTGCTGTGGAAGCACACGTTGCTGTGGAGAGACACCCGTTGCTGTGGAGAGACACCCGTTGCTACGGACGCACCTGTTGCTGCGGACGCACCCGTTGCTGCGGAAGCACACGCTGTTGTGGACGCACCTGTTGCTGCGGACGCACCCGTTGCTGCGGAAGCACACGCTGTTGTGGAAGCACACGTTGCTGTGGACGCACCTGTTGCTGCGGACGCACACGTTGCTGTGGACGCACCTGTTGCTGCGGATGCACCCGTTGCTGTGGAGAGACACCCGTTGCTGCGGACGCCTCCGCCTCGGTGGAAGCCCCCGCCGCATGGACGTTTTCCATACTAGAAGGCTTATCGGACATAGGATCCGTTATTCTCTTTAAAAAGTGGAATCTGCGAAGCTATCGGACATACGATCCGTTATATGGCTCCGATCTATTGATATAGGGGGAATTTCCAGGGAATAGCGGATCGTATGTCCGATAAAATGCCAAAAGCTTCGAATTCGGCCAAATAGCGGATCGTATGTCCGATAAGTAAGCCAAAGGCCCTCAAAATTGCCATAGCGGAACGAATATCCGAAATGCTTGCTTCAAATCCAGGCTTGCCGGCGCTGTCGCCAGACAGAAGCCTTCCCCTGCCGCGTCAGAAGGCCGACAGCTTCTCTGAACCGGTTCTATAGGCTCTTTATAGAGACTTCGCCCCGGTGATGAACCGAGCCTGGGATCGTTGTGATAATTTTTATGATCGTGAAATACAATTTCGTGGTTGAAAAAATGATACTTTCGATCTTTTTGTGATAAATATCACGGATCATAAAGATTTTGAAAAGGTGTTGGATCTTTCCCCGCGAATAGGGAAGCTTGATAGGCACAAATTTCGCCGGCGGGGTGGTAAGCGCTCTCATTGATGCTTGATATCATTGACTTCCCTTTTGTCGCAAAATTTTCCCGTATTGCCCCTCTTTTCCCAAGCCAGCCGGTCCAGACAGAGGTCGAAAAGCCGTTCCATGATTCCCCAAATCATTATGGATGAGGTGACTTGATTGACCACGCGACTGAAAAAGAACGTTTCTTCCACGCTTGCTTCCTTGCTTACATTGGCACTCCTGATCAGCATGTTCGGAGCCGCCGCCCCCCCCCGCTGCCGCTGCGGCTGATCCCAACATCCCCCAGAATCTGGCCGTATCCGATGCAAAGGCAAAATCGATCACTCTGACTTGGGATGAAGTTCCCGGAATCGACCCTAACAACGGATATCAGATCTACTACAAGATCGGAGACAGCACCCAGTGGAATTGGGCGGCCTGGTCCGGATTCTCCCCGAAAATCGTCGGCGGCTTGGAGCCGGAGACGACTTATTCCTTCTATGTCACTTCCGTCCCGGTGCTCGGCACCCAGAGCGAGAAGAGCAATGTGGTCACGGCAACGACCGCCGCCGAGGATCCAAACGCCTATCCGGAGCCGCCGCTGACGACTCCACAGTACCTTCGCGTGACGGACGTCACCTACAATTCCATCGAGCTGGGATGGACGACGAGTCCTCTCGCTACGGGATATGACGTGTATGTGGACAACAAATGGTTCGGAGGAGACTGGGCGGCGGCCGGCAGGTTCTCCTACGAAATCGCCAAGCCGACGGTAGGCCAATCCGTTTACTTCCAGGTCGCCGCGCAGGACAAGGATCGCCGGGTATCCGGCAAGAGCAACGGCCTGCGCATCGTCTGGGGCCGGCTCGACGCGCCGCAGTCGGTGCAGGTCGTATCCGGAACCCGGACCGCGATTTCGCTAGGCTGGGCTCCGACAGCTGGTGCGACCGAGTATGAAATCTACCGCGACGGCGACCTCATCGGCACCAGCCCGGTTCCGCGTTATGCGGCGACGGGATTGACCGAGGGCCAAGCCTACGACTTTACGGTCGTCGCCAAAAACAGCCTGTGGCAATCGGAAGCGAGCGTGCCGGCAACGGCCGTTCCGGGCCGCGAGTACAACATTGTCGCCTATTATGCCGCCTGGGCACAGGGCGCCCGCCAGTTCAGCCCGGCCGATATCGACGGCTCGCAGATTACGCATATCAACTACGCCTTTGGCGATATTTGCTGGAAGGGGGCCGGCACGACCGGAGCCGAATGCCAGAACCCGGACATCGAGCTGCAACAGGGATATGTGTTCAATGGAGGCGTCATTCAAGGCTATCCGGAATTCGATCCCCAAGGCTTCGAGGAGCTGAAGGAACTCAAAGCCGACAACCCGAGCCTGAAGACGCTCATCTCAGTCGGCGGCTGGTCCTGGTCCAAAAACTTCTCGCTCGTCGCCGCGGATGAAATTTCCCGCAGGACGTTTGCAAGCTCCGCCGTCCAGTTCCTTCGCGCCTACGGCTTCGACGGCTTCGACATCGATTGGGAATATCCGGTCGAGGGCGGAGAGACGACCAACGCCAGGGGACCTCAGGACAAGGAGAATTTCACGCTGTTGGTGAAAACCGTCCGGGAGGCGCTTGACGCCGCCGGCCAGGAAGACGGCAAGTATTATCTACTGACGATCGCTTCCGGCCAAGGCGACAACTTCACGGTAAATGCCGATTATGCCAACTCGGTCCAATACCTCGATTTCATCAACATCATGACCTACGACTATAATGGAACCTGGCAGACGGAAGCGGCCCACAACGCTCCGCTTTACTACGATCCGAACAACAAGAGCGCCTCGGCCAAACGCTTCAATGCTGCCGGAGGGCTGCAAGGACATCTGAAAGGCGGAGTGCCTAATTACAAGCTGGTAGCCGGAATTCCGTATTACGGAACGGGCTGGGGCGGCTGCGCGAGCGGCGGCGAGTACCAGCAGTGCTCCAGCACGATCATCCCTGGAACGTGGGGAGCGGATGCGAAGTTCGACATCGCCGATCTCGAGAACAACTACCTGACGAATCCGGACTTCAAGCGGGTGTTCAACAACTACGCCAAGGTTCCTTATCTGTACAATGAAAAGACCGGCGTGTTCATCTCTTATGACGATGCGGAGTCGACCGCCTACAAAACCGCTTATATCCGATCCATCGATATCGCCGGCGCCATGAACTGGGAAATCAGCGCCGACCGCAACCATACGATGTCGGACCAGCTCGCAGCCGACCTCCCTGCGGGAGGCGGCTCTGCGGACAGCCTGCCGGCCCCGGCGGCGCCGACTGCCGGCAAAGCGGGCGCAACTGAAATTCCGCTCCAATGGCAGGCCGTAGCGGGAGCGTCCGGCTACGACATTTTTGCGGATGGCCAATGGGCGGGGTACGCTGCCGGAACGGAATGGACGCTGAAGTCCCTGGAGGCGGACACTTCGTATAGGATTGAAATCGCCGCCATCCAAAAAGGAGAGGATGGAAAAGCGATCCGGGTTTCTATTTTCAGTTCCCCTCTGGCGGCGAAAACAGCTCCGGCCTCTGATCCGACGCCGACACCGACAACAAACCCGACGCCGACGCCAACAACAAACCCGACCCCGACACCAACGCCGACGCAGGCACCGACGCCGACACCGATACCATGGTATCCGACCTATCCGACAGCAACGCCGACGCCATCACCAAGCCCGACGCCATCCGCCACGCCGGCGCCGACCGCTTCGGCATTGCCCGAGCCTTCCGCCAAGCCGCAGCCGTTCAACGATGTCAGCTCCAAGCACTGGGCGAGCGGCGCCATCGCTAGAGCTTCCGAACTGAACATCATCATCGGGTTCGGAGACGGCAGCTTCCATCCGAATGGAAGCGTCACCCGCGCCGACTTCGTCACGATGCTGGGCCGTGCGCTCGGTCTGGACAGCACCGGCGGCAGCCTGGACTTCAAGGATGCTTCCTCCGTTCCGCTTTATGCGCGCGGGTATATCGCGCAGGCTTCGGAGGCGGGCTGGCTGAAAGGATACGAAGACGGCACGTTCGGGCCGAAAAGGACGATTACCCGCGCCGAGATCGCGGTGCTGGTCGCCAAAGCCCTCTCCCTTCCGGCTGCAGACTCCAAGCCTGCCTTCGCCGACGCCTCTTCCATTCCGGCATGGGCATCCAAGCACGCAGCCGCTCTGGAAATCGCGGGTCTTGTCCAAGGCGACGAAAAGAACCGGTTCCATGGAGACCAGCCTCTGACACGCGCTCAAGCAGCGGTTCTGATCATCAACCTGATCGACTATGCCAAAAAGGCTCCGTGACAAAAACAAGCCCCTTCACCGTTCAGGCGAGGGGGCTTTTTGCTTGCTGAAGCGATGCTGCCGATGTCCAAAAGCCGTCGACAGCAGGACGGACAGGGAATCTTAGAGCTGGACCTTCAGAAACAGGGAAGTCATTTCCCAAGGGTGAATCTCATAGTTGCGAGCCTGATGCAGGACATAGGGATCCTGTTCCACGAGCGCGGAAACCTGTTGAAGCGATTCTCCCGTGTAAATGACGAGGCCGCCCCATCCATCGGTGAATCTTCCTCTGGCGGCGATGCGGCCCTCTTGCTCCAGCTTCTCCAGGTAAGCGAGATGCTCCGTCCGCAGCCTCGCGCTCTTTTCTTCATCCAGCATCGGCAGCATGACCGCGAAAAATGCCATTGTCGACTCCTCCTCCATCGTTCCGGGAATAGCTTCAGTATACGATTTATTTGAGGGAACGGGCAGGAAATCAAGGGGCGGCCCCCTAAACCTAAAGAAGATTAGAAAACCTGAATACAGGCAAGGGGGATAAATATGGAGGCATCGGTAGAGAAGCTGTTCGGTCCAGAGCGGCTGGAGGATGCGGCTCTTCGTTTCGGACTGCAGGGAAATCCGAAGAAGCTGGGCGATTTTGAAAACTATATCTATGAAATGCAGACAGCGGAAGGCGTTCCCGTCATTCTGCGCCTGACCCACAGCAGCCATAGATCGCAGGAAGAAATCGAAGCCGAGCTTGATTTCCTACGGCATCTTGAGGCGGAGGGCTGCGGAAAGGATATCGCCTCGGGTCTGGCCTCGCCGTCCGGCAGCCGCATCGAGAAAATCATGGCCGCGGACGGATCGTGCTTCTATGCGAGCCTGTTCCGCAAAGCGCCTGGCGGAAGAGCGGTGCCGGACTCGGAGGCTTGGAATCGGGAGCTGTTCGCGGAGTGGGGGGCGGTAACGGCTCGTTTCCACAACGCTTCCGCCAAGCTGGATCGGAAGCTCGCCCGAAGGCAGTGGAGCGAGGACGACCTCATCGCGAACGCAACCGCCTATCTTCAGGACGAGGACCCCGGGGTTATCGCGCAGCTAGCATCCGTGCTGGATAGGCTGCATGCTCTGCCTCGGCCGGAAGGGAGCTACGGCTTGCTTCACGGAGATATCCATAACGGCAACTTTTTTGTACACGAAGGGCGCATCATGGTGTTCGACTTCGACGACCTGGAATACAGCTGGTACATCCACGATGTCGCCATTCCGCTCTATTATGCGCTCAGCTCCCGAATTCCTGACCGATACGGGGCGGATCGGGACGCCTATGCGGCGGACTTCTTCCTCAGCTTCCTGCAAGGCTATCGCAGCGAACGGAAGATGCCGGAGGAGTGGCTGGATGTGCTGGGGCTGTTCCTGGAGATGCGCGATCTCACTTTGTATACCGTCCTTGCCAAGAAGCTCAGCCCGGAGGAGCTGACGGAGGGCATCACCGCCTGGATGGAGCCAATGAAGGAACGGATTGTTGCCGGAACTCCGATCGTCTCTCTCGATTTCAGGGAGCTGGCCGCTGCCGCGCTCAGCTA encodes:
- a CDS encoding MOSC domain-containing protein, with amino-acid sequence METSSGKVASITRYPVKSFAGERLEACEMEATGLAGDRVGAFRDERKQGWNSYITARQLPQMLAYRASVAEDGLHVISPEGRAFRWDGLLLADMQRHTEIGMSMTGYKEPHQEEPGLLAVDAAPVLLVTDASWRKLEAVWGKKLDLRRFRPNLVLAMDDPGFDEAQWIGRRIRVGAAELRVDSFCGRCSMIGLEPDSLQRDPSLHKTVSRQFGNQFGLYASVAVPGTVRVGDTVVEA
- a CDS encoding ribose-phosphate diphosphokinase; translation: MTDKVKIFSGSSNIPLAKSISEQLGIPLGEVELSQFDNGELYVSYKEPIRTCHIFIVQSLSDPVNENFMELLIMIDAAKRASAKTINIIMPYYGYARQERKRHPREAISAKLVADLLETAGASRIIPLDLHTAAIQGFFNFPVDHLTALDELAEYIRSKNIENPVIVSPDAGRASTAEKLANYLHAPFAMVVTNHDSHTGEEKTHVIGEVAGKTPIVIEDIIDTGKTLLNVVDKLVEKGGRDIMVAATHGLFSQNALERLEHAHIKEIVVTDSILQPSGHSDKLTVISMASLFTEAIRSNIYGGSIATMFKNKGI
- a CDS encoding glycosyl hydrolase family 18 protein, translating into MTWDEVPGIDPNNGYQIYYKIGDSTQWNWAAWSGFSPKIVGGLEPETTYSFYVTSVPVLGTQSEKSNVVTATTAAEDPNAYPEPPLTTPQYLRVTDVTYNSIELGWTTSPLATGYDVYVDNKWFGGDWAAAGRFSYEIAKPTVGQSVYFQVAAQDKDRRVSGKSNGLRIVWGRLDAPQSVQVVSGTRTAISLGWAPTAGATEYEIYRDGDLIGTSPVPRYAATGLTEGQAYDFTVVAKNSLWQSEASVPATAVPGREYNIVAYYAAWAQGARQFSPADIDGSQITHINYAFGDICWKGAGTTGAECQNPDIELQQGYVFNGGVIQGYPEFDPQGFEELKELKADNPSLKTLISVGGWSWSKNFSLVAADEISRRTFASSAVQFLRAYGFDGFDIDWEYPVEGGETTNARGPQDKENFTLLVKTVREALDAAGQEDGKYYLLTIASGQGDNFTVNADYANSVQYLDFINIMTYDYNGTWQTEAAHNAPLYYDPNNKSASAKRFNAAGGLQGHLKGGVPNYKLVAGIPYYGTGWGGCASGGEYQQCSSTIIPGTWGADAKFDIADLENNYLTNPDFKRVFNNYAKVPYLYNEKTGVFISYDDAESTAYKTAYIRSIDIAGAMNWEISADRNHTMSDQLAADLPAGGGSADSLPAPAAPTAGKAGATEIPLQWQAVAGASGYDIFADGQWAGYAAGTEWTLKSLEADTSYRIEIAAIQKGEDGKAIRVSIFSSPLAAKTAPASDPTPTPTTNPTPTPTTNPTPTPTPTQAPTPTPIPWYPTYPTATPTPSPSPTPSATPAPTASALPEPSAKPQPFNDVSSKHWASGAIARASELNIIIGFGDGSFHPNGSVTRADFVTMLGRALGLDSTGGSLDFKDASSVPLYARGYIAQASEAGWLKGYEDGTFGPKRTITRAEIAVLVAKALSLPAADSKPAFADASSIPAWASKHAAALEIAGLVQGDEKNRFHGDQPLTRAQAAVLIINLIDYAKKAP
- a CDS encoding YciI family protein — translated: MAFFAVMLPMLDEEKSARLRTEHLAYLEKLEQEGRIAARGRFTDGWGGLVIYTGESLQQVSALVEQDPYVLHQARNYEIHPWEMTSLFLKVQL
- a CDS encoding phosphotransferase produces the protein MEASVEKLFGPERLEDAALRFGLQGNPKKLGDFENYIYEMQTAEGVPVILRLTHSSHRSQEEIEAELDFLRHLEAEGCGKDIASGLASPSGSRIEKIMAADGSCFYASLFRKAPGGRAVPDSEAWNRELFAEWGAVTARFHNASAKLDRKLARRQWSEDDLIANATAYLQDEDPGVIAQLASVLDRLHALPRPEGSYGLLHGDIHNGNFFVHEGRIMVFDFDDLEYSWYIHDVAIPLYYALSSRIPDRYGADRDAYAADFFLSFLQGYRSERKMPEEWLDVLGLFLEMRDLTLYTVLAKKLSPEELTEGITAWMEPMKERIVAGTPIVSLDFRELAAAALS